One stretch of Glycine soja cultivar W05 chromosome 7, ASM419377v2, whole genome shotgun sequence DNA includes these proteins:
- the LOC114420155 gene encoding cytochrome P450 77A1-like yields the protein MQVTDVILLGLCLLFLRWWWRRWSTTGGGPKNLPPGPPGWPIVGNLFQVILQRRHFIYVIRDLHKKYGPIFTMQMGQRTLIIVSSAELIHEALIQRGPLFASRPKDSPIRLIFSVGKCAINSAEYGPLWRTLRKNFVTEMITPLRIKQCSWIRKWAMEAHMRRIQQEAREQGFVQVMSNCRLTICSILICICFGAKIEEKRIKSIESILKDVMLITLPKLPDFLPVFTPLFRRQVKEAEELRRRQVELLAPLIRSRKAYVEGNNSDMASPVGAAYVDSLFGLEVPGRGRLGEEELVTLVSEIISAGTDTSATALEWALLHLVMDQEIQERLYREIVGCVGKDGVVTESHVEKMPYLSAVVKETFRRHPPSHFVLSHAATEETKLGGYTVPKEASVEFYTAWLTEDPSMWEDPNEFRPERFMSGDGVDVDVTGTKGVRMMPFGVGRRICPAWTMGILHINMLLAKMVHAFHWLPNPNSPPDPTETFAFTVVMNNPLKPLIVPRSI from the coding sequence ATGCAGGTAACAGACGTTATTCTACTGGGCCTGTGCTTGCTCTTCCTCCGCTGGTGGTGGCGCCGATGGTCCACCACCGGCGGAGGCCCGAAGAACCTCCCTCCAGGCCCGCCCGGATGGCCCATAGTCGGGAACCTCTTCCAAGTGATCCTGCAGCGCCGTCATTTCATTTACGTGATCCGcgatttacataaaaaatacgGCCCAATCTTCACCATGCAGATGGGTCAGCGCACGTTGATAATCGTGAGCAGCGCGGAGCTCATCCACGAGGCGCTGATCCAGCGAGGCCCATTATTCGCGAGCAGGCCCAAAGACTCCCCCATCCGGCTGATCTTCAGCGTGGGGAAGTGCGCCATCAACTCCGCCGAGTACGGCCCTCTCTGGCGCACCCTAAGGAAGAACTTCGTGACCGAGATGATCACCCCTCTGAGGATAAAACAGTGCAGCTGGATACGAAAATGGGCCATGGAGGCCCACATGAGAAGGATCCAACAAGAGGCCCGCGAGCAAGGGTTTGTTCAAGTTATGAGCAACTGCAGGCTCACCATCTGCAGCATCCTCATCTGCATCTGCTTCGGCGCCAAGATCGAGGAGAAAAGAATCAAAAGCATAGAGAGCATTTTGAAAGATGTCATGCTCATCACGCTTCCCAAGCTTCCAGATTTCTTACCGGTTTTCACTCCGTTGTTCCGCCGTCAGGTGAAGGAAGCTGAGGAGTTAAGGAGGAGGCAGGTGGAGCTGTTGGCGCCGTTGATAAGGAGCAGAAAGGCTTACGTGGAGGGAAATAACAGTGACATGGCGAGTCCTGTTGGTGCTGCTTACGTGGACTCCTTGTTTGGTTTGGAGGTGCCTGGACGAGGACGCTTGGGGGAGGAGGAGCTCGTGACGCTAGTGTCGGAGATTATCAGCGCCGGCACGGACACAAGCGCCACCGCGCTGGAGTGGGCGCTGCTTCATTTGGTTATGGATCAAGAGATTCAAGAGAGGCTGTACAGGGAGATTGTGGGGTGCGTGGGGAAGGATGGTGTGGTTACGGAGAGTCACGTGGAGAAGATGCCTTACCTGAGCGCCGTCGTCAAGGAGACTTTCCGGAGACATCCGCCGAGCCACTTCGTGCTGTCGCACGCCGCCACGGAGGAGACGAAGCTGGGAGGGTATACGGTGCCGAAGGAGGCGAGCGTGGAGTTTTACACGGCGTGGTTGACGGAGGATCCGAGTATGTGGGAGGATCCGAATGAGTTCCGACCCGAGAGGTTTATGAGTGGGGATGGGGTTGACGTGGACGTGACGGGGACGAAAGGGGTGAGGATGATGCCGTTCGGTGTTGGGAGGAGGATTTGCCCAGCGTGGACAATGGGGATTTTGCATATAAATATGCTGCTGGCTAAGATGGTGCATGCTTTCCACTGGCTGCCCAATCCCAACTCTCCACCCGACCCGACTGAGACCTTCGCTTTCACTGTTGTCATGAACAACCCTCTCAAGCCACTTATTGTGCCACGATCCATTTAA